TCGGATGGAGTACACATGAGTAGTGAGGGAACAAGCCCTGGGAACCAGTGGTTTAGAACGAAACGTACCGCCATGGAAACTCTGAGGTGTCTATTCCAGATCGATGCAATTGATCAACGTATTGCAGTGCTTCGCGGCACTCTTCCCTGTCATCAAAAAACTCCTTCTTATCGCCTTCCAACTCATAAGTATCATTTCCTTTTCCAGTGACAACCTGAACAATAAACCAAAGTCGTCAGGAATAAGGATCGAAATGGACAAACAGGTGGAAGATGGTTAGCAGCAAACCTATGATAGAGTTAACACCTAGAGTCAAACCTTCTATCTCACCACATTAATGCAACTCAATAGTTCTTTACTAGCAGTCTAGCACATTCAGTTTGACCCAGATAGTAACCAGCAACCTACTTTATAAATCTTTCTGACACATATCAAACAGATTGATGCAGACACATGACGCGATTGGTATTATATCATTGAAATCATTATACTTAAACCTAGAGAATACCAGATCAACTTCTGTAAGCAAATTACACAAAATCATTTGCATGGAGACTCAAGTGTAGCATATTTCAACAAGATCTTCACATATAATGGTGACTAAGGACCACAGCAAAGGCTTCCTGAAAATAGAGAGAACTTGACAAAAAACTTACAACAACATCGCCTTGCTCGCCCATTGCAACAGCAGCTCGCACTGCAACTCTTCTAATATCGTGTAAGAAGAGACGGTGACCATTTGGTAGGGGCGGGTAATAATCATTTGCACCATACTTCAAGTATTCTTCCATGGTCCATCCTACGCCAGACAACATATCGTCTAGGATATCCACTGCTCAGAATAGACCAAGAAAACATGTATAAAActacagctcaatcatgtgtttaaAACGTTATGATCTCATAACCAGATATACTAAGAACCATACAGGGGTCTTCACTTGCTGGATTGTCGGATGTCAACATAACAACATCACTTTTCTCAGCGGCGATCTTTGTCATCATCGGCCTCTTCCCTCTTTCTTTCTCACCGCAACATCCAACAACTACATAGAACAAGAGAGCAGGAGGTTCAATGTGTAATACCAACCAGAACAGAGAACATATAGCAACGGCGTACAACAAATTAACAATATAAATACAATGAGCAGTGTGTTAATGAGAACTATGAGGGAAACTGTCATACCTGTGACAATACGGCGTGGACCTAGTTCCTTTACACAGTCGAGAAGCCTTGACAGAGCTTCTGGTGTCCTCGCATGATCGATGATCACCCCAAAGGCTTGCTCCTCGTCAATTAGCTCACACCGACCTGGGATTGCATCCACCTCTTCGATACCCTTCACAATGTCCTCCAATGGCGCGCCCACTGCAACACCAACTGCCACAGTTGCAAGGATGTTATAGATGTTGTCCCTCCCTAGCAGCCCAGAGGAGATTTCAAGGATTCCGTGCGGCGTCTGCACCAGAACCTCCGTCTCAAACAGGGAAAGCTGGTACTTGAGAGTGTGCACGTCAGCCTTCTTGTTCTCAAACGAATACGTCACCACAGGGACACCATGCCCTCCCTGGGCGGCAAAGAATGGTGCGCTTGGATCATCGATGTTTACCACCTTACGATGGCGCTCAGGGTCCACCATTCTGGAAAAAAGAGTGGCCATGTTGCTCATGTACTCCTCGTATGTCATCCCAGCCTCCAAATTGGCATGCCTAACATTGGTCAGCACGGCGATATCGTAATCTATCTCACTGTCCACGCCTGACGGTAGCATCCCATCAGTGGTCGTCTCCAGCACAACAGCTTCAGCACCATTGTGCACCATCGTTGCCATCAGCTTCTGCACGGCCATTGGATCTCCTGATGCACCAGGCTGCGAATCAAGCTTATTGCTGCCGAAGGCATAGGCACCGAGAACACCGACCATGCCAGTCCTGATACCCATGGCCTCGTACATTGCTTTGACGAGGTGGGTGGTGGTGGTGACGCCGTCGGTCCCGGTGACGCCAATGACAGCCATGTCCTTCGAGGGCCGCCTGTAGAGGCAGGCGGGGAGCACGCGGAGAGCGGCCGTGATGTCGTCGACAATGACCAGCGCGCGACAGGCCAGGGTGCCCTCGATGTCCACGTCCTGGTCGGCCACCACGGCGACGGCGCCGCGCTTGTCAGCCTCGGTAAGCCCGGCGAGCCCGTCGTCTCCGACGCACACGAAGAGGTCCCCGGCCGACACGAGGCGGGCGTCGCTCTGCACCCCCGCGAGCGCGACGTCCTGGTCGCCCGTCACCGCTAGCGGGACCAGCTTGCTCTCGTCGAGGAGCTCGGCCAGCGTCATGCGGAATGCCGGGTGCCGCAACCTCGGCCCCTCTAGCCCGAGCTCGTCCGCCACGTCGAAGGCTTCGTCATCGTCGTGGAGCAGCAGCAAGCCCCCGTCGTCGAGCAGCAGCTCGCCCCCGTCCACCTCTTCGTCCGCCACGGAAGTCGCTACGCTGAGGCCCTGCAGCCTGCGGATCTCGTCGAGGTCGATGGCCTCCTCGGGGGAGAGGTCGTCGGCGGGGCCGTCCAGCTCGGGCGGCGGAGGCGGGGTGGGCTTGATGAGGCCGCGGCGCGTGAACTCCTCCCGCTTCTCGGCGATGGCGCGGTCGATCTCGTCGAAGAACTCGTCGTCGGGGTCGTAGGTCCCGGCggagggaggggaggaggagAAGAGCGGGTGGTCGGCGGTGACCTCCGGCTGGTCGGCCTGCTGCCGCTTGCGAGCTCTCTCGACGTGGCGCGCGAGCTGGTCGTACCTGTTGAGGCCGTGGGACGAGTCCTCCGCGGCCTCGGGGGGCTCGTCGTCGGCGGTGGGCGGGCGGAAGCGGCGGCCCGCAGCGAGGCGCAGAGGGGCCCGGCGCGCGGGCGGCGGGGCTAGGGTTCTGGGCGGCGGGCGGGAAGTGGAAGGGAAGGGGAATGGGAATGGGAGGTGGAAGGCGAGGTGCGGCGCCGTGGCCATGGGAGAAAGAGAGTGGGTGGCACCGAGCTCGCTTGCCGGCTCCGAGGTGGGAGGTTTTGGATTGGGGAGGAAGGGGATGAGGTGCCGTATTCTTTCGGGCTGGTGATGGGCTtgtttttg
This Lolium perenne isolate Kyuss_39 chromosome 1, Kyuss_2.0, whole genome shotgun sequence DNA region includes the following protein-coding sequences:
- the LOC127308448 gene encoding UDP-N-acetylmuramoyl-L-alanyl-D-glutamate--2,6-diaminopimelate ligase MurE homolog, chloroplastic, with product MATAPHLAFHLPFPFPFPSTSRPPPRTLAPPPARRAPLRLAAGRRFRPPTADDEPPEAAEDSSHGLNRYDQLARHVERARKRQQADQPEVTADHPLFSSSPPSAGTYDPDDEFFDEIDRAIAEKREEFTRRGLIKPTPPPPPELDGPADDLSPEEAIDLDEIRRLQGLSVATSVADEEVDGGELLLDDGGLLLLHDDDEAFDVADELGLEGPRLRHPAFRMTLAELLDESKLVPLAVTGDQDVALAGVQSDARLVSAGDLFVCVGDDGLAGLTEADKRGAVAVVADQDVDIEGTLACRALVIVDDITAALRVLPACLYRRPSKDMAVIGVTGTDGVTTTTHLVKAMYEAMGIRTGMVGVLGAYAFGSNKLDSQPGASGDPMAVQKLMATMVHNGAEAVVLETTTDGMLPSGVDSEIDYDIAVLTNVRHANLEAGMTYEEYMSNMATLFSRMVDPERHRKVVNIDDPSAPFFAAQGGHGVPVVTYSFENKKADVHTLKYQLSLFETEVLVQTPHGILEISSGLLGRDNIYNILATVAVGVAVGAPLEDIVKGIEEVDAIPGRCELIDEEQAFGVIIDHARTPEALSRLLDCVKELGPRRIVTVVGCCGEKERGKRPMMTKIAAEKSDVVMLTSDNPASEDPLDILDDMLSGVGWTMEEYLKYGANDYYPPLPNGHRLFLHDIRRVAVRAAVAMGEQGDVVVVTGKGNDTYELEGDKKEFFDDREECREALQYVDQLHRSGIDTSEFPWRLPESH